From Corvus moneduloides isolate bCorMon1 chromosome 2, bCorMon1.pri, whole genome shotgun sequence, one genomic window encodes:
- the NSUN3 gene encoding tRNA (cytosine(34)-C(5))-methyltransferase, mitochondrial isoform X1 has translation MRGPALPLARRAGAALGPGRAAWDTPAQLENKTKGKLQKQICQVVLDHFEKQYTAELGDAWSSVRDVLTLPWCWQHALLLNRFSRCPGLESSLAEQGYHPAFPAALPYLPAAFRCYIRPAPGRFPAQKHQPGKLKEYYLLNAASLLPVLALEVKDGEDVLDLCAAPGGKSVAILQCACPGHFHCNEYDDLRSRWLEQTIESFIPDALINLVMVSKLDGRKIGDLQPESYDKVTLLLVLVDAPCSNDRSWLFSADPQQAVLRLMQRKELSSLQFQLLRSAIKALRPGGSLVYSTCTLSKAENSDVINLIRNSCRDVMPVDISELARGVSQEFTFLSGTQQHELLVLPEKGRAWGPISKTDLNCQAGIYILLWFSGGCGP, from the exons ATGCGGGGGCCGGCGCTGCCGCTcgcccgccgcgccggggccgcgctggggccgggccgggcagccTGGGACACTCCGGCACAG ctggaaaacaaaacaaaagggaaactCCAGAAGCAGATTTGTCAGGTGGTTCTGGATCACTTTGAGAAGCAGTACACGGCAGAACTGGGAGATGCATGGAGCAGTGTCAG AGACGTGCTGACCTTGCCGTGGTGCTGGCAGCACGCCCTGCTGCTGAACAGGTTCAGCCGGTGCCCTggcctggagagcagcctggctgagcagggatatcatcctgcctttccagcagctctgccctacCTCCCAGCAGCCTTCAGGTGTTACATCAGGCCAGCTCCTGGGAGATTCCCTGCCCAGAAACACCAGCCTGGCAAACTGAAGGAATATTACCTGCTCAATGCTGCCTCGCTGCTGCCCGTGCTGGCGTTGGAGGTGAAGGATGGGGAAGATGTTCTGGATCTCTGTGCTGCACCAGGGGGGAAATCTGTAGCTATTCTGCAGTGTGCCTGTCCAG GTCATTTTCACTGTAATGAATATGATGATTTGAGGTCGAGGTGGTTGGAGCAGACAATAGAATCCTTCATCCCAGATGCTTTGATTAACTTGGTAATGGTCTCGAAACTGGATGGTAGAAAGATTGGAGATCTTCAGCCTGAATCTTATGACAAGGTGACATTATTACTG GTATTGGTTGATGCTCCTTGTTCAAATGACAGAAGTTGGCTCTTCTCTGCTGACCCTCAGCAAGCTGTGCTCAGGCTCATGCAAAGGAAGGAGTTGTCCTCTCTGCAATTCCAGCTCCTAAG GTCTGCTATCAAAGCCCTGCGTCCCGGTGGGTCCTTGGTCTATTCCACGTGCACCCTGTCCAAGGCAGAAAACAGCGATGTGATCAATCTCATCCGGAACTCCTGCAGGGATGTGATGCCTGTGGATATAAGTGAGCTGGCCAGAGGTGTTTCCCAGGAATTCACTTTCCTCAGTGGAACGCAGCAGCACGAACTGCTGGTTCTCCCAGAGAAAGGGAGAGCGTGGGGTCCCAT aTCCAAAACTGACCTGAactgccaggctgggatttATATTCTTCTGTGGTTCTCAGGAGGATGCGGACCTTGA
- the NSUN3 gene encoding tRNA (cytosine(34)-C(5))-methyltransferase, mitochondrial isoform X2, producing the protein MRGPALPLARRAGAALGPGRAAWDTPAQLENKTKGKLQKQICQVVLDHFEKQYTAELGDAWSSVRDVLTLPWCWQHALLLNRFSRCPGLESSLAEQGYHPAFPAALPYLPAAFRCYIRPAPGRFPAQKHQPGKLKEYYLLNAASLLPVLALEVKDGEDVLDLCAAPGGKSVAILQCACPGHFHCNEYDDLRSRWLEQTIESFIPDALINLVMVSKLDGRKIGDLQPESYDKVLVDAPCSNDRSWLFSADPQQAVLRLMQRKELSSLQFQLLRSAIKALRPGGSLVYSTCTLSKAENSDVINLIRNSCRDVMPVDISELARGVSQEFTFLSGTQQHELLVLPEKGRAWGPISKTDLNCQAGIYILLWFSGGCGP; encoded by the exons ATGCGGGGGCCGGCGCTGCCGCTcgcccgccgcgccggggccgcgctggggccgggccgggcagccTGGGACACTCCGGCACAG ctggaaaacaaaacaaaagggaaactCCAGAAGCAGATTTGTCAGGTGGTTCTGGATCACTTTGAGAAGCAGTACACGGCAGAACTGGGAGATGCATGGAGCAGTGTCAG AGACGTGCTGACCTTGCCGTGGTGCTGGCAGCACGCCCTGCTGCTGAACAGGTTCAGCCGGTGCCCTggcctggagagcagcctggctgagcagggatatcatcctgcctttccagcagctctgccctacCTCCCAGCAGCCTTCAGGTGTTACATCAGGCCAGCTCCTGGGAGATTCCCTGCCCAGAAACACCAGCCTGGCAAACTGAAGGAATATTACCTGCTCAATGCTGCCTCGCTGCTGCCCGTGCTGGCGTTGGAGGTGAAGGATGGGGAAGATGTTCTGGATCTCTGTGCTGCACCAGGGGGGAAATCTGTAGCTATTCTGCAGTGTGCCTGTCCAG GTCATTTTCACTGTAATGAATATGATGATTTGAGGTCGAGGTGGTTGGAGCAGACAATAGAATCCTTCATCCCAGATGCTTTGATTAACTTGGTAATGGTCTCGAAACTGGATGGTAGAAAGATTGGAGATCTTCAGCCTGAATCTTATGACAAG GTATTGGTTGATGCTCCTTGTTCAAATGACAGAAGTTGGCTCTTCTCTGCTGACCCTCAGCAAGCTGTGCTCAGGCTCATGCAAAGGAAGGAGTTGTCCTCTCTGCAATTCCAGCTCCTAAG GTCTGCTATCAAAGCCCTGCGTCCCGGTGGGTCCTTGGTCTATTCCACGTGCACCCTGTCCAAGGCAGAAAACAGCGATGTGATCAATCTCATCCGGAACTCCTGCAGGGATGTGATGCCTGTGGATATAAGTGAGCTGGCCAGAGGTGTTTCCCAGGAATTCACTTTCCTCAGTGGAACGCAGCAGCACGAACTGCTGGTTCTCCCAGAGAAAGGGAGAGCGTGGGGTCCCAT aTCCAAAACTGACCTGAactgccaggctgggatttATATTCTTCTGTGGTTCTCAGGAGGATGCGGACCTTGA
- the NSUN3 gene encoding tRNA (cytosine(34)-C(5))-methyltransferase, mitochondrial isoform X3 encodes MRGPALPLARRAGAALGPGRAAWDTPAQLENKTKGKLQKQICQVVLDHFEKQYTAELGDAWSSVRDVLTLPWCWQHALLLNRFSRCPGLESSLAEQGYHPAFPAALPYLPAAFRCYIRPAPGRFPAQKHQPGKLKEYYLLNAASLLPVLALEVKDGEDVLDLCAAPGGKSVAILQCACPGHFHCNEYDDLRSRWLEQTIESFIPDALINLVMVSKLDGRKIGDLQPESYDKVLVDAPCSNDRSWLFSADPQQAVLRLMQRKELSSLQFQLLRSAIKALRPGGSLVYSTCTLSKAENSDVINLIRNSCRDVMPVDISELARGVSQEFTFLSGTQQHELLVLPEKGRAWGPMYVAKLKKRSST; translated from the exons ATGCGGGGGCCGGCGCTGCCGCTcgcccgccgcgccggggccgcgctggggccgggccgggcagccTGGGACACTCCGGCACAG ctggaaaacaaaacaaaagggaaactCCAGAAGCAGATTTGTCAGGTGGTTCTGGATCACTTTGAGAAGCAGTACACGGCAGAACTGGGAGATGCATGGAGCAGTGTCAG AGACGTGCTGACCTTGCCGTGGTGCTGGCAGCACGCCCTGCTGCTGAACAGGTTCAGCCGGTGCCCTggcctggagagcagcctggctgagcagggatatcatcctgcctttccagcagctctgccctacCTCCCAGCAGCCTTCAGGTGTTACATCAGGCCAGCTCCTGGGAGATTCCCTGCCCAGAAACACCAGCCTGGCAAACTGAAGGAATATTACCTGCTCAATGCTGCCTCGCTGCTGCCCGTGCTGGCGTTGGAGGTGAAGGATGGGGAAGATGTTCTGGATCTCTGTGCTGCACCAGGGGGGAAATCTGTAGCTATTCTGCAGTGTGCCTGTCCAG GTCATTTTCACTGTAATGAATATGATGATTTGAGGTCGAGGTGGTTGGAGCAGACAATAGAATCCTTCATCCCAGATGCTTTGATTAACTTGGTAATGGTCTCGAAACTGGATGGTAGAAAGATTGGAGATCTTCAGCCTGAATCTTATGACAAG GTATTGGTTGATGCTCCTTGTTCAAATGACAGAAGTTGGCTCTTCTCTGCTGACCCTCAGCAAGCTGTGCTCAGGCTCATGCAAAGGAAGGAGTTGTCCTCTCTGCAATTCCAGCTCCTAAG GTCTGCTATCAAAGCCCTGCGTCCCGGTGGGTCCTTGGTCTATTCCACGTGCACCCTGTCCAAGGCAGAAAACAGCGATGTGATCAATCTCATCCGGAACTCCTGCAGGGATGTGATGCCTGTGGATATAAGTGAGCTGGCCAGAGGTGTTTCCCAGGAATTCACTTTCCTCAGTGGAACGCAGCAGCACGAACTGCTGGTTCTCCCAGAGAAAGGGAGAGCGTGGGGTCCCATGTATGTAgctaaattaaagaaaaggtcCTCCACCTGA